The following are encoded together in the Panthera leo isolate Ple1 chromosome B4, P.leo_Ple1_pat1.1, whole genome shotgun sequence genome:
- the CLEC4E gene encoding C-type lectin domain family 4 member E encodes MNSSQPSTSQGTEKGHFSSQRLLWTVAGVSILLLSVCFITRCVVTYHSFQLCDEKKFQPYEDLMDFSCYKDGSGSVKNCCPSSWIHFQSSCYLFSTNTMSWASSVKNCSNMGAHLVVINTQEEQEFLFYAKPKRREFYIGLTDQVIEGQWQWVDGTPFTEALSFWDEGEPNNIVTVEDCATIRDSSNPRKNWNDVPCFFNVFRICEMPEISALNNKKIF; translated from the exons atgaattcatCCCAACCATCTACATCACAAGGCACAG AGAAAGGACACTTCTCTTCCCAAAGGCTCTTATGGACTGTTGCTGGGGTCTCCATTCTACTGCTCAGTGTCTGTTTTATCACCAGATGTGTTG TGACGTATCATAGCTTTCAACTCTGTGATGAGAAAAAGTTCCAGCCATATGAGGATTTAATGGACTTCTCCTGCTACAAAGATGGATCGG GTTCAGTCAAGAATTGTTGTCCGTCGAGCTGGATCCATTTTCAATCTAGCTGCTACTTATTTTCTACTAACACCATGTCCTGGGCATCAAGCGTAAAAAACTGCTCAAACATGGGAGCACATCTGGTTGTTATCAACACACAGGAGGAGCAG GAATTTCTTTTCTACGCGAAACCGAAAAGGAGAGAGTTTTATATTGGACTGACAGACCAGGTGATTGAGGGTCAGTGGCAATGGGTAGATGGCACACCTTTCACAGAAGCTCTGAG cttctgggacGAAGGGGAGCCCAATAATATAGTTACAGTGGAGGACTGTGCTACCATACGAGACTCTTCAAATCCGAGGAAAAATTGGAATGACGTGCCCTGTTTCTTCAATGTGTTTCGGATTTGTGAAATGCCTGAAATAAGTGCCttgaataacaaaaaaatcttcTGA